From the genome of Lotus japonicus ecotype B-129 chromosome 6, LjGifu_v1.2, one region includes:
- the LOC130725821 gene encoding NAC domain-containing protein 83-like, with protein MEDLMTYVDDDGSVRLLPGYKFDPTDEVLVDFYLKRRVFAQPLPFHIIPDFNVFQTEPWGLPGGDGNIFNERKCFFYNIMGRDFENIDMRSAGSGQWRVMEKDKYVPIPRNNQVIGKRNTLNFWEVQGAYARRTEWVMHEFRLASITNPSKMTNWAVYRVFKNKNKKKVKDARGCNEESSNAGSTEDIGFNVESSSFSEPSQMAHSLIEGSKSS; from the exons ATGGAGGACCTCATGACTTATGTTGACGATGATGGGAGTGTTAGGTTGCTACCTGGGTACAAGTTTGATCCAACTGATGAGGTTCTTGTGGACTTTTACCTGAAGAGGAGGGTGTTTGCTCAACCTCTTCCTTTTCACATCATTCCAGATTTTAATGTGTTTCAAACTGAGCCTTGGGGCCTTCCAGGAGGAG ATGGAAATATTTTCAATGAGCGCAAGTGCTTCTTCTACAATATTATGGGTCGTGATTTTGAAAACATTGACATGAGAAGTGCAGGGAGTGGCCAGTGGAGAGTTATGGAAAAAGACAAATATGTTCCTATCCCTCGAAACAATCAAGTGATTGGGAAGAGGAATACCTTGAATTTTTGGGAAGTGCAAGGAGCCTATGCTAGAAGGACCGAATGGGTGATGCATGAATTTCGTCTTGCATCAATTACTAACCCATCTAAG ATGACAAATTGGGCTGTTTACCGCGTCTTTAAGAATAAGAATAAAAAGAAGGTGAAGGATGCAAGAGGGTGTAATGAGGAAAGCTCCAATGCAGGAAGTACCGAAGACATTGGTTTCAACGTTGAGAGTAGCAGTTTCTCAGAACCTTCCCAAATGGCCCATTCCTTAATTGAGGGCAGCAAATCTTCTTGA